In Nasonia vitripennis strain AsymCx chromosome 2, Nvit_psr_1.1, whole genome shotgun sequence, a genomic segment contains:
- the LOC116416143 gene encoding uncharacterized protein LOC116416143: MFHAAVVFHTTSTKSAVIAGKNEEKIEREASSSSSSSSSSRQECAESAAIDLQLLPRSLDSLSRGRRVRYDLSGELLISRRLALAPLTMTTTTTSSSGTSVGESSSSRMTVLVGETATGPLFQRQATAQLDGKDEEEQCAAVCRAERKRFRFDFAGLGVK; encoded by the exons ATGTTTCATGCTGCAGTGGTGTTTCATACGACGTCGACGAAAAG CGCAGTTATCGCCGGAAAAAATGAGGAGAAGATCGAGCGAGAAGCtagtagcagtagcagcagcagcagcagcagcaggcaagAATGCGCAGAATCCGCGGCTATTGACCTTCAGTTATTACCTCGCTCGTTAGACAGTCTCTCTCGCGGGCGACGTGTGCGTTATGACTTAAGTGGCGAGCTCCTGATTAGCAGGCGTCTCGCGCTTGCGCCTCTCACAATGACCACAACAACAACGTCGAGCAGCGGGACGAGCGTGGGCGAATCATCGTCGTCGAGAATGACAGTATTAGTAGGAGAGACAGCCACGGGCCCGTTATTCCAGCGGCAGGCTACTGCCCAACTGGACGGCAAAGACGAGGAGGAGCAGTGCGCCGCTGTCTGCCGTGCGGAGCGCAAGCGCTTCCGGTTCGACTTTGCCGGCCTCGGAGTCAAGTAG